The following DNA comes from Bradyrhizobium sp. SK17.
GGACGACGGCTACGATCGACCGATGACCGCTCCCGTTCGCGCCGGTGCGCTGGCGGCGGTCATCACCCTGATCGCCGACCAGGCCTCCAAGCTCTGGCTGCTCCATGTCCTCGACATCGCGCGCCATGCCCCGGTGACGGTGACGCCGTTCTTCGACCTGGTGCTGGCCATGAATCCCGGCATCAGCTTCGGCTGGTTCCAGAGCGAGACCCCGTCGGCCCAGATCCTGCTGATGGCGATCAAGGCCGCTGCCGTGATCGCGCTGGCGATCTGGATGGCGCGGTCGCGGACCTGGCTTGCGACACTTTCGCTCGGCTTGATCATCGGCGGCGCCATCGGCAACGGGATCGACCGTTTTGCCTATGGCGCGGTGGTCGATTTCGCCCTGTTTCACGTCGAGATCGCCGGAAAAACCTATAATTGGTACATTTTCAACCTCGCCGATGTGGCGATCGTTGCTGGGGTGGCGGCCCTGCTGTATGATTCCGTGTTGGGGACCCCCGCCGTAAAAGCGCCCTGATCCCGGCCGATACGAGCCGGTCGGCAGTCAACCTGCATCGAGCGAAACTGTGCTTAAGCCGGTGATCGCTTTGGCGAATTTTGAGATGGGAATGGCGCGATGCGCAACACCAAAGTCCGCGGTTACCTGATCGAGACGTCCCGGCTGCCGCTGATGCGCGGCCTGCGTCTGGCTTTCGTCGCGGCCGGGATCGGCCTTGTCATGACGGCCGGCCCGGTGCGTGCCGGCGACGATGACGATGACGGCGACGACGGGCTGACCTTCGAAGAGCGGATCATCGACAATCTGATGACCGGCCTTGGCGCCAAGAGCGCGGCCAGCAAGGGCATCGACTACCGCGAACGCTCGCCGCTGGTGGTGCCGCCGAAGCTCGATTTGCCGCCCCCCTCCTCGGCCGCCCAGGTCAACGCGCCGAACTGGCCGAAGGACCCGGATATCGCCGCCCGCAAGGCTGCGATCGCGGCACGCAAGAAGGAAGTCAAGAAGGAGCCGTGGCAGTCGGCGGTGGCGTTGACGCCGGCCGAGATCGAGGCCGGCCGCAAGCAGCAGACCGCGACCGACGGCCGCAAGGAGCCGCTCGAGCCCGGCGCCAACACCAATCCGTCGCTGATGCCGAGCCAGCTCGGCTACACCGGCGGCCTGCTCGGCATGTTCAAGGGAAACAGCAGCGAATCCAAGCCGTTCACGGGCGAGCCGACGCGCGAATCCCTGACCGAGCCGCCGCCGGGCTATCAGACACCGTCCTCGGGCTTTGCCTATGGCACCGGCCCGATGAAGCCGAAGGTGAATGACGGCCAGTACGACGTCATGACCGGAAAGCCGATCCAGTGATCGCTTGGCCTTTGCGGTCGAAGGCTGACATGAGCAAAGCTTAATGCGGGGCGGCGTGTGTTTCTCCGCTTCGTGACGACGGACACGGCCACGACCGTGTACGATGGCTTGCTTTCGCACCCCGGCCATCCGTCCGGGCTTTCATAAGGACCGTGATGCGCTCTCGCCGCTCGATTGCCCTGCTCGCTGCCGCCTTTGTCTCCACGATCCCGTTGTCGGGCGCCGGCCTCCGCGCCCAGACCACCGTCACCTCGGAACGCCCCGCGAGCTTCACGCTCGACAACGGGTTGCAGGTGGTGGTGATCCCCGATCACCGCACGCCGGTCGTGACGCAGATGATCTGGTACAAGGTCGGCTCGGCCGACGAGACGCCCGGCAAATCGGGGCT
Coding sequences within:
- the lspA gene encoding signal peptidase II, encoding MTAPVRAGALAAVITLIADQASKLWLLHVLDIARHAPVTVTPFFDLVLAMNPGISFGWFQSETPSAQILLMAIKAAAVIALAIWMARSRTWLATLSLGLIIGGAIGNGIDRFAYGAVVDFALFHVEIAGKTYNWYIFNLADVAIVAGVAALLYDSVLGTPAVKAP